From a region of the Salinispira pacifica genome:
- a CDS encoding thioredoxin family protein produces the protein MKEIQSFSELKTNIENSRMLLGYFSAPDCGVCTALKPKVLEILQDYPEIESVYVNVREQQEAAAQHAIFTIPGILVFAEGKEAVREARFVHVDELREKIHRLHSMLFA, from the coding sequence GTGAAAGAGATACAGAGTTTCAGCGAACTGAAAACCAATATAGAAAACAGCCGGATGCTTCTGGGATATTTTTCAGCCCCGGATTGCGGTGTCTGCACGGCATTGAAGCCCAAGGTTCTGGAAATCCTGCAGGATTACCCGGAAATTGAGTCAGTCTATGTGAACGTGAGGGAGCAGCAGGAAGCTGCAGCCCAGCACGCCATTTTCACCATCCCGGGGATCCTGGTTTTCGCAGAGGGAAAAGAGGCCGTCAGGGAAGCCCGCTTTGTGCACGTGGATGAGTTGAGAGAGAAGATTCACCGGCTTCACTCCATGCTGTTCGCGTAA
- a CDS encoding glutaredoxin family protein: protein MSYIESVDYKKVEGSKTKPALRVYALSTCAFCEKAMNFLKEHEYAYEYLFMDLIDREVKKSIKAELKEKHGSIPLFPLLVVDGEQAVSGFTEEKWRELLDIE, encoded by the coding sequence TATATTGAATCTGTTGATTACAAAAAAGTGGAGGGCAGCAAAACGAAGCCGGCTCTGCGGGTGTATGCCCTTTCCACCTGCGCATTCTGCGAGAAAGCAATGAATTTTCTGAAGGAACATGAATACGCCTACGAGTATCTATTCATGGATCTTATCGACAGGGAAGTCAAGAAAAGCATTAAGGCTGAATTAAAGGAAAAACACGGCAGCATTCCACTGTTCCCCCTTCTGGTTGTGGACGGCGAACAGGCGGTATCCGGTTTCACTGAAGAGAAATGGCGGGAGTTGTTAGACATTGAGTAA
- a CDS encoding ferredoxin-thioredoxin reductase catalytic domain-containing protein, whose protein sequence is MSKKEKSLEDVDRFIFRVADKQGWGVNKDPEFLHHIKKGLQTTYNRHGFFLCPCRDGAGDREADKDIVCPCVYNVPDQKEYGHCFCGLFFDKKYQDEGGEFQQIPDRRPDEYYD, encoded by the coding sequence TTGAGTAAGAAAGAAAAATCATTGGAAGATGTTGACCGGTTTATTTTCCGGGTTGCGGATAAACAGGGCTGGGGTGTCAACAAGGATCCTGAGTTCCTTCATCATATAAAAAAAGGACTGCAGACAACATACAACAGACACGGTTTCTTTCTCTGTCCATGCAGAGACGGCGCCGGAGACCGGGAGGCCGATAAAGATATTGTCTGCCCCTGTGTGTACAATGTTCCCGATCAGAAAGAATACGGGCATTGCTTCTGCGGTCTGTTCTTCGATAAAAAATATCAGGATGAGGGCGGTGAGTTTCAGCAGATACCCGACCGGCGTCCTGACGAGTACTACGACTAG
- a CDS encoding threonine aldolase family protein encodes MSSDIFFASDNASGVHPEIFQAMEQANSIGHAVSYGEDGITEKFHAEMKTVFGANSRAYLVYNGTAANVISIRSLLKGYNSVLAPPTAHLEEDECGSLEAISGNKIEHLPHDGGKIRAEDIPAKLGRRGFVHSTQPGMVSITQSTELGLVYSPEELRAIGDLCREEGLLFHMDGARISNAVASVLASSHPGWARLSDDELISLGRDILRSMTLDAGVHALSLGGTKNGLMFGEAVILMNGAQENGDLEFYRKQGAQLASKMRYISAQFNALFGSSLWLKNALRANEAARRLQQGVNEIISRHRDVLTNDRGGKIRIIHPPQANAVFLTIPRKWGAALQDRFRFYNWDEESYRLMCSWDTADETVDDFLSMLEGLISHS; translated from the coding sequence ATGAGCAGCGATATTTTTTTTGCCAGTGACAACGCATCCGGTGTGCATCCGGAGATTTTTCAGGCCATGGAACAGGCCAACAGTATCGGCCATGCCGTCAGCTATGGAGAGGACGGCATTACCGAAAAATTTCATGCGGAGATGAAGACCGTTTTCGGTGCAAACAGCCGGGCGTATCTTGTATACAACGGCACCGCCGCAAATGTGATCTCCATCCGAAGTCTGCTGAAAGGATATAACTCGGTTCTCGCACCCCCTACTGCGCATCTGGAGGAAGATGAATGCGGCAGCCTGGAGGCGATTTCGGGAAACAAAATTGAGCATCTCCCCCATGACGGGGGGAAAATCCGTGCTGAAGATATTCCCGCCAAATTGGGCAGAAGAGGATTTGTGCACAGCACCCAGCCGGGAATGGTAAGCATTACCCAGAGTACCGAGCTTGGGCTGGTGTACAGTCCTGAAGAGCTCAGGGCGATCGGTGATCTGTGCAGAGAAGAGGGGCTGCTGTTTCATATGGACGGTGCGCGGATTTCCAATGCCGTGGCCTCGGTGCTGGCGTCATCCCATCCCGGCTGGGCCCGGCTTTCCGATGATGAGCTGATTTCTCTGGGCCGGGACATTCTCCGCTCCATGACTCTGGATGCGGGGGTACATGCGCTTTCTCTTGGAGGTACGAAAAACGGTCTGATGTTCGGGGAGGCGGTTATTCTGATGAACGGTGCCCAGGAGAACGGCGATCTGGAGTTTTACCGGAAACAGGGTGCTCAGCTGGCCTCCAAAATGCGCTATATATCGGCACAGTTCAATGCTCTTTTCGGTAGTTCGCTCTGGCTGAAAAATGCGCTTCGGGCAAATGAGGCGGCCAGGCGTCTGCAGCAGGGGGTCAATGAGATTATTTCCCGGCACCGGGATGTACTGACGAATGACCGGGGAGGCAAGATTCGCATTATCCACCCCCCCCAGGCGAATGCCGTTTTTCTCACCATTCCCCGGAAATGGGGGGCTGCGCTCCAGGACCGCTTTCGCTTCTACAACTGGGACGAAGAAAGCTACCGGCTGATGTGCAGCTGGGACACAGCGGATGAAACCGTGGATGATTTTCTTTCAATGCTTGAGGGATTGATCTCACACAGCTGA
- a CDS encoding tetratricopeptide repeat protein, with amino-acid sequence MVHVTLPVKARHLLQQEYEEHVDSFERALYELHRRLRSLLDRKRIRATVKYRVKSFSSYYQKIQRRSSENGQHDSVLISDVLGIRIVCPFIDDLTAVENMLTGNFSIREREKKGAEFSFKEFGYDSLHFLINLPEDLTESFHLSKDLVTEIQLRTILQDAWAEVEHEMVYKSQITPFDVNLRRKLAALNANLSLSDMIFHEIRVYQRELQHQLDRRRVAFMSMVQSQDMEEDAKTAPPADSLGSFPDHPLLQSVSTETQESQLLKALYAHNAHHYETAIEIYERILSEDAPESIRTMVFLHRGMALFAVSRYEEAETDFRSSLEVNPENERAHHYLGLTLRQLGREQEALIEFDSCLALNGGNNDALLSRAQLYYSMGNYSDAISDCDKVLNTQPGHNHARKFREFITGQLGM; translated from the coding sequence ATGGTACATGTAACATTACCGGTGAAAGCCCGGCATTTGCTCCAGCAGGAATATGAAGAGCATGTGGACAGTTTTGAACGTGCACTTTATGAGCTGCATCGAAGGTTGCGCAGCCTTCTGGACAGGAAGCGGATTCGTGCAACGGTGAAATACCGGGTGAAGAGTTTCTCAAGTTATTATCAGAAAATTCAACGTCGCAGCAGCGAAAACGGCCAGCATGACAGTGTGCTGATCAGTGACGTGCTGGGAATCCGGATTGTCTGTCCCTTTATTGATGATCTCACCGCGGTGGAAAATATGCTTACCGGCAACTTCAGCATCAGGGAACGGGAGAAGAAGGGGGCGGAATTTTCCTTCAAGGAGTTCGGCTACGATTCCCTGCACTTTCTTATTAACCTCCCGGAGGATCTCACCGAGAGCTTCCATCTAAGCAAGGACCTGGTTACGGAAATTCAACTTCGCACCATTCTTCAGGATGCCTGGGCGGAGGTGGAGCATGAAATGGTGTATAAATCCCAGATAACCCCCTTCGATGTGAATCTCCGCCGGAAACTGGCGGCTCTGAACGCCAACCTATCCCTTTCGGATATGATTTTCCACGAAATCCGGGTATATCAGAGAGAGCTGCAGCATCAGTTGGACAGACGGAGGGTGGCGTTTATGTCCATGGTTCAAAGCCAGGATATGGAGGAGGATGCCAAAACTGCTCCCCCGGCGGACAGCCTGGGCAGTTTTCCCGATCACCCGCTTCTCCAGAGTGTGAGTACGGAAACCCAGGAGAGCCAGCTGCTGAAGGCCCTGTACGCCCATAACGCCCATCACTATGAAACCGCAATTGAAATTTATGAGCGCATTTTGTCCGAAGATGCCCCCGAGAGCATCCGAACCATGGTGTTTCTTCATCGGGGGATGGCCCTGTTTGCCGTATCCCGATACGAAGAAGCGGAGACAGATTTCCGCAGTTCTCTTGAGGTAAATCCCGAAAATGAGCGGGCCCACCATTATCTGGGACTCACTCTTCGCCAGCTGGGCAGGGAGCAGGAAGCCTTGATTGAGTTCGATTCCTGTCTGGCGTTGAACGGCGGGAATAACGACGCTCTGCTCTCCCGGGCTCAGCTGTATTATTCCATGGGCAACTATTCGGATGCCATATCCGATTGCGATAAAGTGCTGAATACCCAGCCCGGCCACAACCACGCCCGGAAATTCCGGGAATTTATCACCGGACAGCTGGGAATGTGA
- the ychF gene encoding redox-regulated ATPase YchF, protein MPLNCGIVGLPNVGKSTIFSALTSAPAEAANYPFCTIEPNVGLVTVPDSRLTRIAELIPPQKLIPAAVEFVDIAGLVKGASKGEGLGNKFLSHIREVGVIVHVVRCFENDDIIHVDNSIDPASDIETINVELALADLETVEKRFARLEKEARSADKKVQAMAKSLQPVLVQLKELLQEGQPARSLELDEEQEALIRDMHLITRKKMLYLCNVDENDIHGENPHVQKVKAIADTESAGVVVLCGQLEKEIADLETEEERREFLDEMGLEESGLSALIREGYDLLGLRTFFTAGEKEVRAWTYHHGDKAPQAAGVIHSDFEKGFIKAEVYHCSDLFELGSEAKIREAGKLRMEGKEYIVKDGDVMHFKFNV, encoded by the coding sequence ATGCCCCTTAACTGCGGTATTGTGGGACTGCCCAATGTGGGTAAATCCACCATTTTTTCTGCACTGACCTCTGCCCCCGCTGAAGCAGCCAATTATCCGTTCTGTACAATCGAACCCAATGTGGGCCTGGTGACCGTGCCCGATTCCCGGCTCACCCGAATTGCCGAGTTGATCCCCCCTCAGAAGCTCATTCCCGCTGCGGTTGAATTTGTTGATATTGCAGGTCTGGTGAAGGGCGCCAGCAAGGGTGAAGGTCTGGGAAACAAATTCCTTTCACATATCCGGGAAGTGGGGGTGATTGTCCACGTGGTACGCTGTTTCGAAAATGACGATATTATTCATGTTGATAACAGCATAGATCCCGCAAGCGATATTGAAACCATCAATGTGGAACTGGCTCTTGCCGACCTGGAAACCGTGGAAAAACGCTTTGCAAGGCTGGAAAAGGAGGCCCGGAGCGCAGACAAGAAAGTTCAGGCCATGGCCAAGAGCCTTCAGCCCGTTCTGGTTCAACTGAAGGAGCTTCTCCAGGAAGGCCAACCCGCCCGCAGCCTTGAACTGGACGAGGAACAGGAAGCCCTCATCCGTGATATGCACCTGATCACCCGGAAAAAGATGCTCTATCTCTGCAATGTGGATGAAAATGATATTCACGGCGAGAACCCCCATGTGCAGAAGGTAAAGGCCATCGCCGATACCGAAAGCGCCGGCGTGGTGGTGCTCTGCGGTCAACTGGAAAAAGAGATCGCCGATCTGGAGACAGAGGAGGAGCGTCGGGAATTCCTGGATGAAATGGGCCTGGAAGAAAGCGGATTATCCGCATTGATCAGGGAAGGTTACGATCTTCTGGGTTTGCGCACCTTCTTCACCGCCGGTGAAAAGGAGGTCCGGGCATGGACCTATCATCATGGAGACAAGGCCCCCCAGGCGGCGGGTGTTATTCACAGCGATTTTGAAAAGGGATTTATAAAGGCTGAAGTGTACCACTGCAGCGACTTGTTTGAACTTGGTTCCGAGGCCAAAATCCGGGAAGCGGGAAAGCTCCGGATGGAAGGCAAGGAATATATTGTAAAAGACGGGGATGTGATGCATTTCAAATTCAATGTCTGA
- a CDS encoding response regulator, which translates to MLTDFFLTSNSLDRSEREARVLVVEDEFIIASAIQRSLLRLGYSIHGVCNSSADLENQFMDSLPDIILMDIELEGQDSGIDAAESLREKYDIPVVFISGLREEEVIRRVPESMPFGFVAKPFTDHQLRMALSIALYKARSEARIRSQEIQIQQLLENMNQGYCLLDDRGYIRYVNRKILRTLGTEENRLKGQDARKFVSDAEIFFRIFRSEHAGPIRLPRGICPEPFHAVIAYDRVHIPCYIIPQCIIDEQTSILQGCFLSILNLNNLEGKTSGNMIE; encoded by the coding sequence ATGTTGACGGATTTTTTTCTTACATCGAACTCACTTGACCGTTCAGAACGCGAAGCACGCGTACTTGTGGTGGAAGATGAGTTTATTATCGCATCGGCCATCCAGCGGTCCCTTCTCAGGCTGGGATACTCCATTCACGGGGTCTGCAATTCATCCGCGGATCTTGAAAATCAGTTCATGGATTCTCTGCCGGATATTATTCTGATGGATATCGAATTGGAAGGCCAGGACAGCGGCATCGATGCTGCCGAAAGCCTGAGAGAGAAATATGATATTCCTGTTGTGTTTATCAGCGGGTTGAGGGAAGAAGAGGTGATCCGGAGGGTCCCCGAATCGATGCCCTTCGGGTTCGTGGCAAAACCCTTCACCGATCATCAGCTGCGGATGGCTCTCTCCATAGCCCTGTATAAAGCCAGAAGCGAAGCCAGGATCCGATCCCAGGAGATACAGATTCAGCAGCTTCTGGAAAACATGAATCAGGGATACTGTCTTCTGGATGACCGGGGGTATATCCGCTATGTGAACAGGAAGATTCTCCGGACCCTCGGTACAGAAGAGAACCGGCTGAAAGGTCAGGATGCCAGAAAATTTGTGTCTGATGCAGAAATATTTTTCCGGATCTTCCGGTCGGAACATGCAGGTCCCATTCGTCTGCCCCGGGGTATCTGCCCCGAACCCTTCCATGCGGTAATTGCCTATGACCGGGTTCATATTCCCTGCTATATAATTCCTCAATGTATTATTGATGAGCAGACATCCATTCTCCAGGGCTGCTTTCTTTCCATCCTGAACCTGAACAATCTTGAGGGCAAAACATCCGGAAATATGATAGAATAA
- the purE gene encoding 5-(carboxyamino)imidazole ribonucleotide mutase, whose translation MKVGIIMGSDSDLPVMKEAAAVLDELGIEYEITVVSAHRTPRRMFEYAEKAAGRGISAIIAGAGGAAHLPGMVASLTSLPVIGVPVKTRSLNGLDSLLSIVQMPGGIPVATVAINGAKNAGLLAARIIALSDSGVRRRVEEYASGLKGQVDEKIERLERLGWSDYANSME comes from the coding sequence ATGAAAGTTGGAATTATCATGGGCAGCGATTCGGACCTTCCGGTTATGAAAGAGGCTGCGGCGGTTCTGGATGAACTGGGAATCGAATATGAAATCACGGTTGTATCCGCCCACAGAACTCCCCGGAGAATGTTCGAATACGCAGAGAAGGCCGCGGGCCGGGGTATTTCGGCAATTATTGCAGGCGCCGGAGGGGCCGCCCATCTGCCGGGGATGGTTGCAAGCCTCACCAGTCTGCCGGTGATCGGTGTACCGGTGAAAACCCGGAGCCTGAACGGCCTGGATTCGCTGTTGTCCATTGTTCAGATGCCCGGGGGAATTCCCGTGGCAACGGTTGCAATTAATGGTGCCAAGAATGCCGGATTGCTGGCCGCACGGATTATCGCTCTGTCGGATTCTGGAGTGCGAAGGCGGGTGGAGGAGTATGCCTCAGGCTTGAAGGGGCAGGTGGATGAAAAAATTGAGCGCCTGGAGCGTCTGGGCTGGAGCGATTACGCGAACAGCATGGAGTGA